Proteins encoded together in one Ignavibacteriales bacterium window:
- a CDS encoding M23 family metallopeptidase, with protein MKYRGNTRVPERFCVDWNKIDDAGNFFQGDYNKCENWYVYGEQVYAVAEGQVVSVKDGMPDQSPVFTQPIPTTLFDGEGNSVVIHINGGYVVYGHLIPNSINVIPGQLVKNGSVIGKVGNSGDSDATHLHFGLHTDFPYYISEGLPYYYNTLEKIGSIGKLGGSYIKFSLPETHINELVENWGVYNLK; from the coding sequence ATGAAGTATAGAGGTAATACCAGGGTACCCGAAAGGTTTTGTGTTGATTGGAATAAAATAGATGATGCGGGAAATTTTTTCCAAGGGGATTATAATAAATGCGAAAACTGGTATGTTTATGGTGAACAGGTTTATGCCGTTGCAGAGGGACAGGTCGTTTCTGTAAAAGATGGAATGCCAGATCAATCGCCTGTATTTACTCAGCCAATTCCAACTACTCTTTTTGACGGCGAAGGCAATAGCGTAGTAATTCACATCAACGGAGGATATGTTGTGTATGGACATTTAATTCCTAACAGCATTAATGTAATACCGGGGCAGCTTGTTAAGAATGGATCTGTGATTGGAAAGGTTGGCAATTCAGGTGATTCGGATGCCACGCATCTTCACTTTGGGCTGCATACAGATTTTCCCTATTATATTTCTGAAGGGCTTCCATATTATTACAATACTTTAGAAAAAATCGGTTCTATAGGAAAACTCGGTGGTTCATATATAAAGTTTTCTCTACCTGAAACACACATTAACGAGTTAGTTGAAAACTGGGGTGTATATAATCTAAAATAA